The following coding sequences are from one Gossypium hirsutum isolate 1008001.06 chromosome A12, Gossypium_hirsutum_v2.1, whole genome shotgun sequence window:
- the LOC107929556 gene encoding trihelix transcription factor GTL1 isoform X1 — protein sequence MQQEGGGGGGGGQQSQYGEMTTGPPTTGAVSEASEQLVEAASPISSRPPAGNLDEFMRLASVGGGDELGLGDRHGSGGGGGAGVASGNRWPRQETLALLKIRSDMDATFRDATVKGPLWEDVSRKLAELGYKRSAKKCREKFENVHKYYKRTKETRAGRQDGKSYKFFSQLEALQTTSGAAPANLSIPVIPATVAVTAASLDVAPVSVGIRMPISSAARIVPPTTAVPMSSSSFLSMPGSALAPVPVAVPEPAMAPAPAPPAATTAAPFGISFSSNSSTFSQGFDDDEEDEDEVGVGGEPSSMAGTSRKRKRSSSRGGGGSTTRRMMEFFEGLMKQVMQKQETMQQRFLEAMEKREQDRTIREEAWKRQEMARLSREHELMAQERAIAASRDAAIVSFLQKITGQTIQLPTTATVIVPAPAPPPPPPPTQPTVSVVPPEVPIAPPSHQTPSLTQQKQQEQQQTHISHHQPPPPQQQPQVVQQQQQLHNMELVRHQQQPITTEIVMAIPEQQVPPQEISGSGSLVEPASSRWPKAEVLTLINLRSGLESRYQEAGPKGPLWEEISAGMSRLGYKRSAKRCKEKWENINKYFKKVKESNKKRPEDAKTCPYFHQLDALYRKKILGGGTSSGSFSDHNRPDEETSRQHHDPTLSTAAPQPSQNETGATADVVTSKEGLPSHPFGEGNGGAAKKPGSTVRELMEEQREGLHHQQHHHRGQSLLVDGYGRIDEPDSDIMDQEVDEDDDEEDNDDDDDEELEEERKMGYKIEFQRQNSNTPNGGGNGAPSFFTMVQ from the exons ATGCAGCAggaaggtggtggtggtggaggaggaggGCAGCAATCTCAATACGGTGAGATGACGACTGGTCCTCCAACGACTGGTGCAGTAAGCGAGGCGTCGGAGCAGTTAGTGGAAGCGGCGTCGCCTATAAGCAGTAGACCACCAGCTGGGAATTTAGATGAGTTCATGAGGTTAGCAAGTGTTGGCGGTGGAGACGAATTAGGATTAGGGGACCGACATGGTAGTGGCGGCGGCGGAGGAGCCGGTGTAGCAAGTGGCAATCGGTGGCCACGTCAAGAGACTCTTGCTCTCCTCAAGATTAGATCAGATATGGATGCTACTTTCCGTGATGCCACCGTCAAGGGCCCCCTTTGGGAAGATGTTTCCAg GAAGCTGGCGGAGTTGGGTTACAAAAGGAGTGCTAAAAAGTGTAGGGAAAAATTCGAGAACGTCCACAAATACTACAAGCGAACGAAAGAAACTCGTGCTGGGCGTCAAGATGGTAAGAGTTATAAGTTTTTCAGCCAGCTAGAGGCGCTTCAAACAACTTCCGGTGCCGCTCCTGCCAACTTGTCAATACCGGTGATTCCTGCTACTGTCGCCGTTACCGCCGCCAGCTTGGACGTGGCTCCTGTTTCGGTTGGGATCCGAATGCCTATTTCTTCTGCTGCCAGAATTGTTCCACCTACAACAGCTGTACCAATGTCTTCTTCCTCTTTCTTATCCATGCCTGGATCTGCTCTTGCTCCAGTACCTGTAGCAGTGCCAGAGCCAGCGATGGCGCCAGCGCCAGCGCCTCCTGCTGCCACCACGGCTGCTCCATTTGGAATTAGCTTCTCTTCTAATAGCTCTACCTTCTCTCAAGGCTTTGACGATGATGAGGAGGACGAAGATGAAGTTGGAGTTGGAGGAGAACCGTCAAGCATGGCTGGCACTAGCCGTAAACGTAAAAGGTCGTCGTCAAGAGGAGGGGGTGGTAGTACGACCAGGAGGATGATGGAGTTCTTTGAGGGTTTAATGAAACAAGTCATGCAGAAACAAGAAACCATGCAACAAAGGTTTTTAGAAGCCATGGAGAAGAGGGAGCAAGATAGGACGATAAGAGAAGAAGCTTGGAAAAGACAAGAGATGGCAAGGTTAAGTCGTGAACATGAACTCATGGCTCAAGAACGAGCCATTGCTGCTTCAAGGGATGCTGCTATTGTTTCCTTTTTGCAAAAGATTACTGGCCAGACCATACAATTACCCACTACCGCAACTGTTATTGTACCCGCACCtgcaccaccaccaccacctccaccgACACAACCGACCGTCTCCGTTGTTCCACCAGAGGTCCCTATTGCTCCACCATCGCATCAAACACCGTCATTAACACAACAAAAGCAACAAGAACAACAACAGACGCATATATCTCACCATCAACCACCACCACCACAACAGCAGCCACAAGTTGTTCAACAGCAGCAGCAGCTTCACAATATGGAACTTGTGAGGCATCAACAACAGCCCATTACTACAGAAATAGTAATGGCAATCCCGGAACAACAGGTCCCACCACAAGAGATTAGTGGGAGTGGGAGCTTGGTGGAGCCAGCCTCGTCTAGATGGCCTAAAGCTGAAGTTCTTACACTTATAAACCTGAGGAGTGGGCTTGAATCCAGGTACCAAGAAGCTGGGCCTAAAGGTCCTCTTTGGGAAGAAATCTCTGCTGGTATGTCCAGGTTGGGTTACAAGCGAAGCGCCAAACGATGTAAGGAAAAGTGGGAGAACATCAACAAGTACTTCAAAAAGGTCAAAGAAAGCAACAAAAAACGTCCCGAAGATGCCAAAACTTGTCCCTATTTTCACCAGCTCGATGCCCTTTACCGTAAGAAAATACTTGGTGGTGGGACTAGCAGTGGCAGCTTTAGTGACCATAATAGACCCGATGAAGAAACGTCACGGCAGCATCATGACCCCACACTAAGCACGGCAGCACCGCAACCATCCCAAAACGAAACCGGAGCTACTGCTGATGTGGTGACAAGCAAAGAAGGCTTACCTAGTCATCCCTTTGGAGAAGGAAACGGTGGAGCTGCAAAGAAG CCAGGAAGTACCGTGAGGGAGCTGATGGAGGAGCAGAGGGAAGGGTTACACCACCAACAACATCACCATCGAGGACAATCCTTGTTGGTAGATGGGTATGGTAGGATCGATGAACCTGACAGCGATATTATGGATCAGGAGGTTGATGAAGATGACGATGAGGAAGACAACGATGACGATGATGATGAAGAATTGGAAGAAGAACGAAAGATGGGTTATAAGATAGAATTCCAGAGACAGAATTCAAACACTCCCAATGGAGGAGGAAATGGGGCACCCTCCTTTTTCACCATGGTTCAATAA
- the LOC107929615 gene encoding uncharacterized protein, giving the protein MWLAGLVKNNIKGGNGGVGSLLVRYMSRTRAVNVRKINPKVPIPEAKSIASSLYDLIKQRGPLTVPNTWTLAQEAGIGGLNSKTHMKIMLKWMRGRKLLKLFCNQVGSNKKFLHCTLPEEPRTEQSESLPEPVLQTKKKPSAKRKKKTKK; this is encoded by the exons ATGTGGTTAGCGGGGTTGGTGAAGAACAACATAAAGGGAGGGAATGGCGGCGTTGGGAGTCTACTGGTTCGATACATGTCGAGAACTAGGGCAGTAAATGTGAGAAAGATCAATCCAAAAGTACCCATTCCGGAAGCTAAATCCATCGCCAGTTCCCTATATGACCTCATCAAGCAACGTGGTCCTCTCACCGTTCCCAACACTTGGACTCTCGCCCAG GAAGCTGGAATTGGTGGATTAAACAGCAAAACACACATGAAGATAATGCTCAAATGGATGAGGGGAAGAAAATTGTTAAAGTTGTTCTGCAACCAAGTTGGGTCCAACAAGAAATTTTTGCACTGTACGCTGCCGGAAGAACCTCGAACTGAACAATCAGAAAGCCTTCCAGAGCCTGTACTGCAAACCAAGAAGAAGCCTTCTgctaagagaaagaagaaaactaAAAAATGA
- the LOC107929556 gene encoding trihelix transcription factor GTL1 isoform X2: MQQEGGGGGGGGQQSQYGEMTTGPPTTGAVSEASEQLVEAASPISSRPPAGNLDEFMRLASVGGGDELGLGDRHGSGGGGGAGVASGNRWPRQETLALLKIRSDMDATFRDATVKGPLWEDVSRKLAELGYKRSAKKCREKFENVHKYYKRTKETRAGRQDGKSYKFFSQLEALQTTSGAAPANLSIPVIPATVAVTAASLDVAPVSVGIRMPISSAARIVPPTTAVPMSSSSFLSMPGSALAPVPVAVPEPAMAPAPAPPAATTAAPFGISFSSNSSTFSQGFDDDEEDEDEVGVGGEPSSMAGTSRKRKRSSSRGGGGSTTRRMMEFFEGLMKQVMQKQETMQQRFLEAMEKREQDRTIREEAWKRQEMARLSREHELMAQERAIAASRDAAIVSFLQKITGQTIQLPTTATVIVPAPAPPPPPPPTQPTVSVVPPEVPIAPPSHQTPSLTQQKQQEQQQTHISHHQPPPPQQQPQVVQQQQQLHNMELVRHQQQPITTEIVMAIPEQQVPPQEISGSGSLVEPASSRWPKAEVLTLINLRSGLESRYQEAGPKGPLWEEISAGMSRLGYKRSAKRCKEKWENINKYFKKVKESNKKRPEDAKTCPYFHQLDALYRKKILGGGTSSGSFSDHNRPDEETSRQHHDPTLSTAAPQPSQNETGATADVVTSKEGLPSHPFGEGNGGAAKKEVP; this comes from the exons ATGCAGCAggaaggtggtggtggtggaggaggaggGCAGCAATCTCAATACGGTGAGATGACGACTGGTCCTCCAACGACTGGTGCAGTAAGCGAGGCGTCGGAGCAGTTAGTGGAAGCGGCGTCGCCTATAAGCAGTAGACCACCAGCTGGGAATTTAGATGAGTTCATGAGGTTAGCAAGTGTTGGCGGTGGAGACGAATTAGGATTAGGGGACCGACATGGTAGTGGCGGCGGCGGAGGAGCCGGTGTAGCAAGTGGCAATCGGTGGCCACGTCAAGAGACTCTTGCTCTCCTCAAGATTAGATCAGATATGGATGCTACTTTCCGTGATGCCACCGTCAAGGGCCCCCTTTGGGAAGATGTTTCCAg GAAGCTGGCGGAGTTGGGTTACAAAAGGAGTGCTAAAAAGTGTAGGGAAAAATTCGAGAACGTCCACAAATACTACAAGCGAACGAAAGAAACTCGTGCTGGGCGTCAAGATGGTAAGAGTTATAAGTTTTTCAGCCAGCTAGAGGCGCTTCAAACAACTTCCGGTGCCGCTCCTGCCAACTTGTCAATACCGGTGATTCCTGCTACTGTCGCCGTTACCGCCGCCAGCTTGGACGTGGCTCCTGTTTCGGTTGGGATCCGAATGCCTATTTCTTCTGCTGCCAGAATTGTTCCACCTACAACAGCTGTACCAATGTCTTCTTCCTCTTTCTTATCCATGCCTGGATCTGCTCTTGCTCCAGTACCTGTAGCAGTGCCAGAGCCAGCGATGGCGCCAGCGCCAGCGCCTCCTGCTGCCACCACGGCTGCTCCATTTGGAATTAGCTTCTCTTCTAATAGCTCTACCTTCTCTCAAGGCTTTGACGATGATGAGGAGGACGAAGATGAAGTTGGAGTTGGAGGAGAACCGTCAAGCATGGCTGGCACTAGCCGTAAACGTAAAAGGTCGTCGTCAAGAGGAGGGGGTGGTAGTACGACCAGGAGGATGATGGAGTTCTTTGAGGGTTTAATGAAACAAGTCATGCAGAAACAAGAAACCATGCAACAAAGGTTTTTAGAAGCCATGGAGAAGAGGGAGCAAGATAGGACGATAAGAGAAGAAGCTTGGAAAAGACAAGAGATGGCAAGGTTAAGTCGTGAACATGAACTCATGGCTCAAGAACGAGCCATTGCTGCTTCAAGGGATGCTGCTATTGTTTCCTTTTTGCAAAAGATTACTGGCCAGACCATACAATTACCCACTACCGCAACTGTTATTGTACCCGCACCtgcaccaccaccaccacctccaccgACACAACCGACCGTCTCCGTTGTTCCACCAGAGGTCCCTATTGCTCCACCATCGCATCAAACACCGTCATTAACACAACAAAAGCAACAAGAACAACAACAGACGCATATATCTCACCATCAACCACCACCACCACAACAGCAGCCACAAGTTGTTCAACAGCAGCAGCAGCTTCACAATATGGAACTTGTGAGGCATCAACAACAGCCCATTACTACAGAAATAGTAATGGCAATCCCGGAACAACAGGTCCCACCACAAGAGATTAGTGGGAGTGGGAGCTTGGTGGAGCCAGCCTCGTCTAGATGGCCTAAAGCTGAAGTTCTTACACTTATAAACCTGAGGAGTGGGCTTGAATCCAGGTACCAAGAAGCTGGGCCTAAAGGTCCTCTTTGGGAAGAAATCTCTGCTGGTATGTCCAGGTTGGGTTACAAGCGAAGCGCCAAACGATGTAAGGAAAAGTGGGAGAACATCAACAAGTACTTCAAAAAGGTCAAAGAAAGCAACAAAAAACGTCCCGAAGATGCCAAAACTTGTCCCTATTTTCACCAGCTCGATGCCCTTTACCGTAAGAAAATACTTGGTGGTGGGACTAGCAGTGGCAGCTTTAGTGACCATAATAGACCCGATGAAGAAACGTCACGGCAGCATCATGACCCCACACTAAGCACGGCAGCACCGCAACCATCCCAAAACGAAACCGGAGCTACTGCTGATGTGGTGACAAGCAAAGAAGGCTTACCTAGTCATCCCTTTGGAGAAGGAAACGGTGGAGCTGCAAAGAAG GAAGTACCGTGA